One bacterium DNA segment encodes these proteins:
- a CDS encoding DUF5647 family protein, which produces MNKQELFEKNLELTTEFNRYVLEHPELEKRIPKDAIVVILPEYDQKLAEENLKIAKARKEKEQTLVFVKVKKLAPVRKSRLVRPKVEIASV; this is translated from the coding sequence ATGAACAAACAGGAACTATTTGAGAAAAATTTAGAGCTTACCACAGAGTTTAACAGGTATGTTTTAGAGCATCCTGAACTTGAGAAGCGTATACCTAAGGATGCAATAGTAGTAATTCTACCTGAATATGATCAGAAACTGGCAGAAGAAAATCTTAAAATAGCAAAGGCAAGGAAAGAAAAAGAGCAGACACTGGTGTTTGTGAAAGTTAAAAAACTTGCTCCCGTAAGAAAATCCAGATTGGTTAGACCTAAAGTAGAAATAGCCTCTGTTTGA